One Ranitomeya imitator isolate aRanImi1 chromosome 1, aRanImi1.pri, whole genome shotgun sequence DNA window includes the following coding sequences:
- the NKX6-1 gene encoding homeobox protein Nkx-6.1, producing MLALGQMDGTRQSAFLLSSPPLAALHSMAEMKTPLYPAYALPSQPCSSSISSSSSSSSSPSPPLGSPNQLSLKHSSSSPPVPGLSSLGTPPPQISVATPHGINDILSRPVMHCLPSLAGTALAPSSSVSPASVASTSSPAAGLLAGLPRFSSLSPPPPPPGLYFSPSAAVAVARYPKPLTDLPGRTPIFWPGVMQSSPWRDARLACASHQGSVLLDKDGKRKHTRPTFSGQQIFALEKTFEQTKYLAGPERARLAYSLGMTESQVKVWFQNRRTKWRKKHAAEMATAKKKQDTETERLKGASDNEDEDDDYNKPLDPNSDDEKITQLLKKHKSNSSLLHQQSENDSSS from the exons GCTCTGCATAGCATGGCAGAGATGAAGACCCCCCTGTACCCAGCCTATGCCCTCCCGAGCCAGCCTTGTTCCTCCTCCATATCTTCTTCATCTTCCTCATCCTCATCACCATCTCCACCTTTGGGGTCTCCAAATCAACTGTCCCTAAAGCATTCTTCTTCCTCGCCACCAGTCCCAGGTCTGTCCTCCTTGGGGACACCTCCACCCCAGATCTCAGTGGCTACCCCCCATGGAATCAATGACATCCTGAGCCGACCAGTGATGCACTGCCTGCCCTCCCTGGCTGGGACAGCCCTGGCTcctagctcctcagtgtccccagCCTCTgtggcctccacctcctccccagcTGCTGGCCTCCTGGCAGGGCTGCCCCGCTTCAGCAGCCTCAGCCCTCCCCCACCTCCTCCAGGACTGTACTTTAGCCCTAGTGCTGCTGTGGCTGTGGCGAGGTACCCCAAACCACTGACGGACCTTCCAGGCAGGACCCCAATATTTTGGCCTGGAGTGATGCAGAGCTCCCCCTGGAGAGATGCCAGACTGGCCTGTGCTTCTC ACCAGGGATCTGTGCTGCTGGACAAGGATGGGAAGAGGAAGCACACACGGCCCACATTCTCCGGACAACAGATCTTTGCCTTGGAAAAGACTTTCGAGCAAACGAAATACTTAGCTGGGCCAGAGAGAGCCAGGCTGGCATATTCTCTGGGCATGACAGAGAGCCAGGTGAAG GTTTGGTTTCAGAACAGGAGGACAAAGTGGCGCAAGAAGCATGCAGCAGAGATGGCCACTGCCAAGAAGAAGCAGGACACTGAGACTGAGAGACTAAAAGGGGCTTCAGACAACGAGGATGAGGATGATGACTACAACAAACCTCTGGACCCCAACTCAGATGATGAGAAGATCACTCAGCTCCTTAAGAAACACAAGTCTAACAGCTCATTGCTTCACCAACAGTCTGAGAATGACAGCTCTTCTTAG